A genome region from Rhinopithecus roxellana isolate Shanxi Qingling chromosome 10, ASM756505v1, whole genome shotgun sequence includes the following:
- the PITPNM2 gene encoding membrane-associated phosphatidylinositol transfer protein 2 isoform X8 — MIIKEYRIPLPMTVEEYRIAQLYMIQVLLSPQKKSRNETYGEGSGVEILENRPYTDGPGGSGQYTHKVYHVGMHIPSWFRSILPKAALRVVEESWNAYPYTRTRFTCPFVEKFSIDIETFYKTDAGENPDVFNLSPVEKNQLTIDFIDIVKDPVPHNEYKTEEDPKLFQSTKTQRGPLSDNWIEEYKKQVFPIMCAYKLCKVEFRYWGMQSKIERFIHDTGLRRVMVRAHRQAWCWQDEWYGLSMENIRELEKEAQLMLSRKMAQFNEDGEEATELIKHEAASDQASGEPPEPSSSNGEPLVGRGLKKQWSTSSKSSRSSKRGASPSRHSISEWRMQSIARDSDESSDDEFFDAHEDLSDTEEMFPKDITKWSSNDLMDKIESPEPEDTQDGLYRQSSPEFRVASSVEQLNIIEDEVSQPLAAPPSKIHVLLLVLHGGTILDTGAGDPSSKKGDANTIANVFDTVMRVHYPSALGRLAIRLVPCPPVCSDAFALVSNLSPYSHDEGCLSSSQDHIPLAALPLLATSSPQYQEAVATVIQRANLAYGDFIKSQEGMTFNGQVCLIGDCVGGILAFDALCYSNQPVSESQSSSRRGSVVSMQDNDMLSPGILVNAAHCSGGGNSGGGGSSGGSSLESSRHLSRSNVDIPRSNGPEDPKRQLPRKRSDSSTYELDTIQQHQAFLSSLHASVLRTEPCSRHSSSSTMLDGTGALGRFDFEITDLFLFGCPLGLVLALRKTVIPALDVFQLRPACQQVYNLFHPADPSASRLEPLLERRFHALPPFSVPRYQRYPLGDGCSTLLVETVQRNPELVLEGGPLAPLPHGDSFLETTDVLQTHNVAFQEHATPSSPSPAPASRGFRRASEISIASQVSGMAESYTASSIAQKAPDALSHTPSVRRLSLLALPPPRPITPGPHPPARQASPSLERAPGLPELDIREVAAKWWGQKRIDYALYCPDALTAFPTVALPHLFHASYWESTDVVSFLLRQVMRHDNSSILELDGKEVSVFTPSKPREKWQRKRTHVKLRNVTANHRINDALANEDGPQVLTGRFMYGPLDMVTLTGEKVDVHIMTQPPSGEWLYLDTLVTNNSGRVSYTIPESHRLGVGVYPIKMVVRGDHTFADSYITVLPKGTEFVVFSIDGSFAASVSIMGSDPKVRAGAVDVVRHWQDLGYLIIYVTGRPDMQKQRVVAWLAQHNFPHGVVSFCDGLVHDPLRHKANFLKLLISELHLRVHAAYGSTKDVAVYSAISLSPMQIYIVGRPTKKLQQQCQFITDGYAAHLAQLKYSHRARPARNTATRMALRKGSFGLPGQGDFLRSRNHLLRTISAQPSRPSHRHERTQSQADGEQRGQRSMSMAAGCWGRAMTGRLEPGAATGPK, encoded by the exons GTGCTTTTGTCCCCACAGAAGAAGAGCCGTAACGAGACATATGGTGAAGGCAGCGGCGTGGAGATCCTGGAGAACCGGCCGTACACAGATGGCCCAGGCGGCTCTGGGCAGTACACACACAAGGTGTATCATGTGGGCATGCACATCCCCAGCTGGTTCCGCTCCATCCTGCCCAAGGCAGCCCTGCGGGTGGTGGAGGAGTCCTGGAATGCCTACCCCTACACCCGAACCAG GTTCACCTGCCCTTTCGTGGAGAAATTCTCCATCGACattgaaacattttataaaactgatGCTGGAGAAAACCCCGACGTGTTCAACCTCTCTCCTGTGGAAAAGAACCAGCTGACAATCG ACTTCATCGACATTGTCAAAGACCCTGTGCCCCACAACGAGTATAAGACAGAAGAGGACCCCAAACTGTTCCAGTCAACCAAGACCCAGCGGGGACCCCTGTCAGACAACTGGATCGAGGAGTACAAGAAGCAGGTCTTCCCCATCATGTGTGCATACAAGCTCTGCAAGGTGGAGTTCCGCTACTGGGGCATGCAGTCCAAGATCGAGAGGTTCATCCATGACACCG GACTACGGAGGGTGATGGTGCGGGCTCACCGGCAGGCCTGGTGCTGGCAGGACGAGTGGTATGGGCTGAGCATGGAGAACATCCGGGAGCTGGAGAAGGAGGCGCAGCTCATGCTTTCCCGTAAGATGGCCCAGTTCAATGAGGATGGTGAGGAGGCCACTGAGCTCATCAAGCATGAAGCTGCCTCGGACCAGGCCTCTGGGGAGCCCCCGGAGCCCAGCAGCAGCAACGGGGAGCCCCTGGTGGGGCGGGGCCTCAAGAAACAGTGGTCCACATCCTCCAAGTCGTCTCGGTCGTCCAAGCGGGGAG CGAGTCCTTCCCGCCACAGCATCTCGGAGTGGAGGATGCAGAGTATCGCCAGGGACTCGGACGAGAGCTCAGACGACGAGTTCTTCGATGCGCACG agGACCTGTCTGACACAGAGGAAATGTTCCCCAAGGACATCACCAAGTGGAGTTCCAATGACCTCATGGACAAGATCGAGAGCCCAGAGCCGGAAGACACACAAG ATGGTCTGTACCGCCAGAGCTCCCCTGAGTTCAGGGTGGCCTCCAGTGTGGAACAGCTGAACATCATAGAG GACGAGGTTAGCCAGCCGCTGGCTGCACCGCCCTCCAAGATCCACGTGCTGCTACTGGTGCTGCACGGAGGCACCATCCTGGATACGGGCGCCGGGGACCCCAGTTCCAAGAAGGGTGATGCCAACACCATCGCCAATGTGTTCGACACTGTCATGCGTGTGCACTACCCCAGCGCCCTGGGCCGCCTTGCCATCCGCCTGGTGCCCTGCCCGCCCGTCTGCTCTGACGCCTTTGCCCTGGTCTCCAA cctcagcccctaCAGCCATGACGAAGGCTGTCTGTCCAGCAGTCAGGACCACATTCCCCTGGCTGCCCTCCCCCTGCTGGCCACCTCCTCCCCCCAGTACCAGGAGGCGGTTGCCACAGTGATTCAGCGAGCCAACCTTGCCTATGGGGACTTCATCAAGTCCCAGGAGGGCATGACCTTCAATGGGCAG GTCTGCCTGATTGGGGACTGCGTCGGGGGCATCCTGGCATTTGATGCCCTATGCTACAGCAACCAGCCGGTGTCTGAGAGTCAAAGCAGCAGCCGCCGGGGCAGTGTGGTCAGCATGCAG GACAACGACATGCTGTCCCCGGGCATTCTGGTGAATGCAGCACACTGCTCCGGTGGTGGcaacagtggtggtggtggcagtagtggtggctccagcctggagagcagtCGGCACCTGAGCCGAAGCAACGTCGACATCCCCCGCAGCAATGGCCCCGAGGACCCCAAAAGGCAGCTGCCCCGCAAGAGGAGCGACTCGTCCACCTATGAGCTAGACACCATCCAGCAGCACCAGGCCTTCCTGTCCag cctccatgccAGCGTGCTGAGGACTGAGCCCTGCTCACGCCATTCCAGCAGCTCCACCATGCTGGACGGCACAGGTGCCCTGGGCAGGTTTGACTTTGAGATCACGGACCTCTTCCTCTTCGGGTGCCCCCTGGGGCTGGTCCTGGCCTTGAGGAAGACTGTCATCCCAGCCCTGGATG ttttCCAGCTGCGGCCGGCCTGCCAGCAAGTCTACAACCTCTTCCACCCCGCGGACCCGTCAGCGTCGCGCCTGGAGCCGCTGCTGGAACGGCGCTTCCACGCTCTGCCGCCTTTCAGTGTCCCCCGCTACCAACGCTACCCGCTGGGGGACGGCTGCTCCACACTGCTGG TCGAGACCGTGCAGAGAAACCCTGAGCTGGTCCTGGAGGGCGGCCCCCTGGCCCCTCTCCCCCACGGGGACAGCTTCCTGGAAACCA CAGATGTGCTCCAGACCCACAATGTGGCCTTCCAAGAGCATGCCACCCCCTCCtcgcccagccctgcccctgccagTCGTGGCTTCCGCCGAGCCAGTGAGATCAGCATCGCCAGCCAGGTGTCAGGCATGGCCGAGAGCTACACGGCATCCAGCATTGCCCAGA AGGCCCCCGATGCGCTCAGCCATACCCCCAGCGTCAGGCGTCTGTCCCTGCTcgccctgcccccaccccgcccTATCACCCCTGGCCCCCACCCTCCAGCCAGGCAGGCGAGCCCCAGCCTGGAGAGGGCCCCCGGCCTCCCTGAGCTGGACATCAGAGAAG TCGCTGCAAAGTGGTGGGGCCAGAAGCGGATCGACTATGCCCTGTACTGCCCTGATGCCCTCACGGCCTTCCCCACTGTGGCTCTGCCTCACCTCTTCCACGCCAGCTACTGGGAGTCAACAGACGTGGTCTCCTTCCTGCTGAGACAG GTCATGAGGCATGACAACTCCAGCATCTTGGAGCTGGATGGCAAGGAAGTGTCGGTGTTCACCCCCTCCAAGCCAAGAGAGAAGTGGCAGCGCAAGCGGACCCACGTGAAGCTGCGG AACGTGACGGCCAACCACCGGATCAATGATGCCCTCGCCAATGAGGACGGCCCCCAGGTTCTGACGGGCAGGTTCATGTATGGGCCCCTGGACATGGTCACCCTGACTGGGGAGAAG GTGGATGTGCACATCATGACCCAGCCACCCTCGGGCGAGTGGCTCTACCTGGATACGCTGGTGACCAACAACAGTGGGCGTGTCTCCTACACCATCCCTGAGTCGCACCGCCTGGGCGTGGGTGTCTACCCCATCAAGATGGTGGTCAG GGGAGACCACACGTTTGCCGACAGCTACATCACTGTGCTGCCCAAGGGCACAGAGTTCGTGGTCTTCAGCATCGACGGTTCCTTTGCCGCTAGCGTGTCCATCATGGGCAGTGACCCCAAGGTGCGGGCCGGGGCCGTGGACGTGGTGCG GCACTGGCAGGACCTGGGCTACCTCATCATCTACGTGACGGGCCGACCCGACATGCAGAAGCAGCGGGTGGTGGCGTGGCTGGCCCAGCACAACTTCCCCCACGGCGTGGTGTCCTTCTGTGATGGCCTGGTGCATGACCCGCTGCGGCACAAGGCCAACTTCCTGAAGCTGCTCATCTCCGAG CTGCACCTGCGCGTGCATGCGGCCTACGGCTCCACCAAGGACGTGGCGGTCTACAGCGCCATCAGCCTATCCCCCATGCAGATCTACATCGTGGGCCGGCCCACCAAGAAGCTGCAGCAGCAGTGCCAG TTCATCACGGACGGCTACGCAGCCCACCTGGCGCAGCTGAAGTACAGCCACCGGGCGCGGCCTGCTCGCAACACAGCCACCCGCATGGCGCTGCGCAAGGGCAGCTTCGGCCTGCCTGGCCAGGGTGACTTCCTGCGTTCTCGCAACCACCTGCTTCGCACCATCTCGGCCCAGCCCAGCAGGCCCAGCCACCGGCACGAGCGGACACAGAGCCAGGCAGATGGCGAGCAGCGGGGCCAGCGCAGCATGAGCATGGCGGCCGGCTGCTGGGGCCGCGCCATGACTGGCCGCCTGGAGCCGGGGGCGGCCACGGGCCCCAAGTAG
- the PITPNM2 gene encoding membrane-associated phosphatidylinositol transfer protein 2 isoform X6: MIIKEYRIPLPMTVEEYRIAQLYMIQVLLSPQKKSRNETYGEGSGVEILENRPYTDGPGGSGQYTHKVYHVGMHIPSWFRSILPKAALRVVEESWNAYPYTRTRFTCPFVEKFSIDIETFYKTDAGENPDVFNLSPVEKNQLTIDFIDIVKDPVPHNEYKTEEDPKLFQSTKTQRGPLSDNWIEEYKKQVFPIMCAYKLCKVEFRYWGMQSKIERFIHDTGLRRVMVRAHRQAWCWQDEWYGLSMENIRELEKEAQLMLSRKMAQFNEDGEEATELIKHEAASDQASGEPPEPSSSNGEPLVGRGLKKQWSTSSKSSRSSKRGASPSRHSISEWRMQSIARDSDESSDDEFFDAHEDLSDTEEMFPKDITKWSSNDLMDKIESPEPEDTQDGLYRQSSPEFRVASSVEQLNIIEDEVSQPLAAPPSKIHVLLLVLHGGTILDTGAGDPSSKKGDANTIANVFDTVMRVHYPSALGRLAIRLVPCPPVCSDAFALVSNLSPYSHDEGCLSSSQDHIPLAALPLLATSSPQYQEAVATVIQRANLAYGDFIKSQEGMTFNGQVCLIGDCVGGILAFDALCYSNQPVSESQSSSRRGSVVSMQDNDMLSPGILVNAAHCSGGGNSGGGGSSGGSSLESSRHLSRSNVDIPRSNGPEDPKRQLPRKRSDSSTYELDTIQQHQAFLSSLHASVLRTEPCSRHSSSSTMLDGTGALGRFDFEITDLFLFGCPLGLVLALRKTVIPALDVFQLRPACQQVYNLFHPADPSASRLEPLLERRFHALPPFSVPRYQRYPLGDGCSTLLGERHIPPCSSRGRSGRRGSLASRSSMPRGSSPVETVQRNPELVLEGGPLAPLPHGDSFLETTDVLQTHNVAFQEHATPSSPSPAPASRGFRRASEISIASQVSGMAESYTASSIAQKAPDALSHTPSVRRLSLLALPPPRPITPGPHPPARQASPSLERAPGLPELDIREVAAKWWGQKRIDYALYCPDALTAFPTVALPHLFHASYWESTDVVSFLLRQVMRHDNSSILELDGKEVSVFTPSKPREKWQRKRTHVKLRNVTANHRINDALANEDGPQVLTGRFMYGPLDMVTLTGEKVDVHIMTQPPSGEWLYLDTLVTNNSGRVSYTIPESHRLGVGVYPIKMVVRGDHTFADSYITVLPKGTEFVVFSIDGSFAASVSIMGSDPKVRAGAVDVVRHWQDLGYLIIYVTGRPDMQKQRVVAWLAQHNFPHGVVSFCDGLVHDPLRHKANFLKLLISELHLRVHAAYGSTKDVAVYSAISLSPMQIYIVGRPTKKLQQQCQFITDGYAAHLAQLKYSHRARPARNTATRMALRKGSFGLPGQGDFLRSRNHLLRTISAQPSRPSHRHERTQSQADGEQRGQRSMSMAAGCWGRAMTGRLEPGAATGPK; the protein is encoded by the exons GTGCTTTTGTCCCCACAGAAGAAGAGCCGTAACGAGACATATGGTGAAGGCAGCGGCGTGGAGATCCTGGAGAACCGGCCGTACACAGATGGCCCAGGCGGCTCTGGGCAGTACACACACAAGGTGTATCATGTGGGCATGCACATCCCCAGCTGGTTCCGCTCCATCCTGCCCAAGGCAGCCCTGCGGGTGGTGGAGGAGTCCTGGAATGCCTACCCCTACACCCGAACCAG GTTCACCTGCCCTTTCGTGGAGAAATTCTCCATCGACattgaaacattttataaaactgatGCTGGAGAAAACCCCGACGTGTTCAACCTCTCTCCTGTGGAAAAGAACCAGCTGACAATCG ACTTCATCGACATTGTCAAAGACCCTGTGCCCCACAACGAGTATAAGACAGAAGAGGACCCCAAACTGTTCCAGTCAACCAAGACCCAGCGGGGACCCCTGTCAGACAACTGGATCGAGGAGTACAAGAAGCAGGTCTTCCCCATCATGTGTGCATACAAGCTCTGCAAGGTGGAGTTCCGCTACTGGGGCATGCAGTCCAAGATCGAGAGGTTCATCCATGACACCG GACTACGGAGGGTGATGGTGCGGGCTCACCGGCAGGCCTGGTGCTGGCAGGACGAGTGGTATGGGCTGAGCATGGAGAACATCCGGGAGCTGGAGAAGGAGGCGCAGCTCATGCTTTCCCGTAAGATGGCCCAGTTCAATGAGGATGGTGAGGAGGCCACTGAGCTCATCAAGCATGAAGCTGCCTCGGACCAGGCCTCTGGGGAGCCCCCGGAGCCCAGCAGCAGCAACGGGGAGCCCCTGGTGGGGCGGGGCCTCAAGAAACAGTGGTCCACATCCTCCAAGTCGTCTCGGTCGTCCAAGCGGGGAG CGAGTCCTTCCCGCCACAGCATCTCGGAGTGGAGGATGCAGAGTATCGCCAGGGACTCGGACGAGAGCTCAGACGACGAGTTCTTCGATGCGCACG agGACCTGTCTGACACAGAGGAAATGTTCCCCAAGGACATCACCAAGTGGAGTTCCAATGACCTCATGGACAAGATCGAGAGCCCAGAGCCGGAAGACACACAAG ATGGTCTGTACCGCCAGAGCTCCCCTGAGTTCAGGGTGGCCTCCAGTGTGGAACAGCTGAACATCATAGAG GACGAGGTTAGCCAGCCGCTGGCTGCACCGCCCTCCAAGATCCACGTGCTGCTACTGGTGCTGCACGGAGGCACCATCCTGGATACGGGCGCCGGGGACCCCAGTTCCAAGAAGGGTGATGCCAACACCATCGCCAATGTGTTCGACACTGTCATGCGTGTGCACTACCCCAGCGCCCTGGGCCGCCTTGCCATCCGCCTGGTGCCCTGCCCGCCCGTCTGCTCTGACGCCTTTGCCCTGGTCTCCAA cctcagcccctaCAGCCATGACGAAGGCTGTCTGTCCAGCAGTCAGGACCACATTCCCCTGGCTGCCCTCCCCCTGCTGGCCACCTCCTCCCCCCAGTACCAGGAGGCGGTTGCCACAGTGATTCAGCGAGCCAACCTTGCCTATGGGGACTTCATCAAGTCCCAGGAGGGCATGACCTTCAATGGGCAG GTCTGCCTGATTGGGGACTGCGTCGGGGGCATCCTGGCATTTGATGCCCTATGCTACAGCAACCAGCCGGTGTCTGAGAGTCAAAGCAGCAGCCGCCGGGGCAGTGTGGTCAGCATGCAG GACAACGACATGCTGTCCCCGGGCATTCTGGTGAATGCAGCACACTGCTCCGGTGGTGGcaacagtggtggtggtggcagtagtggtggctccagcctggagagcagtCGGCACCTGAGCCGAAGCAACGTCGACATCCCCCGCAGCAATGGCCCCGAGGACCCCAAAAGGCAGCTGCCCCGCAAGAGGAGCGACTCGTCCACCTATGAGCTAGACACCATCCAGCAGCACCAGGCCTTCCTGTCCag cctccatgccAGCGTGCTGAGGACTGAGCCCTGCTCACGCCATTCCAGCAGCTCCACCATGCTGGACGGCACAGGTGCCCTGGGCAGGTTTGACTTTGAGATCACGGACCTCTTCCTCTTCGGGTGCCCCCTGGGGCTGGTCCTGGCCTTGAGGAAGACTGTCATCCCAGCCCTGGATG ttttCCAGCTGCGGCCGGCCTGCCAGCAAGTCTACAACCTCTTCCACCCCGCGGACCCGTCAGCGTCGCGCCTGGAGCCGCTGCTGGAACGGCGCTTCCACGCTCTGCCGCCTTTCAGTGTCCCCCGCTACCAACGCTACCCGCTGGGGGACGGCTGCTCCACACTGCTGGGTGAGAGGCACATTCCGCCCTGCTCCTCTAGGGGAAGGTCGGGGAGGCGTGGCTCCCTGGCCTCTAGGTCCTCCATGCCACGTGGTTCTTCCCCAG TCGAGACCGTGCAGAGAAACCCTGAGCTGGTCCTGGAGGGCGGCCCCCTGGCCCCTCTCCCCCACGGGGACAGCTTCCTGGAAACCA CAGATGTGCTCCAGACCCACAATGTGGCCTTCCAAGAGCATGCCACCCCCTCCtcgcccagccctgcccctgccagTCGTGGCTTCCGCCGAGCCAGTGAGATCAGCATCGCCAGCCAGGTGTCAGGCATGGCCGAGAGCTACACGGCATCCAGCATTGCCCAGA AGGCCCCCGATGCGCTCAGCCATACCCCCAGCGTCAGGCGTCTGTCCCTGCTcgccctgcccccaccccgcccTATCACCCCTGGCCCCCACCCTCCAGCCAGGCAGGCGAGCCCCAGCCTGGAGAGGGCCCCCGGCCTCCCTGAGCTGGACATCAGAGAAG TCGCTGCAAAGTGGTGGGGCCAGAAGCGGATCGACTATGCCCTGTACTGCCCTGATGCCCTCACGGCCTTCCCCACTGTGGCTCTGCCTCACCTCTTCCACGCCAGCTACTGGGAGTCAACAGACGTGGTCTCCTTCCTGCTGAGACAG GTCATGAGGCATGACAACTCCAGCATCTTGGAGCTGGATGGCAAGGAAGTGTCGGTGTTCACCCCCTCCAAGCCAAGAGAGAAGTGGCAGCGCAAGCGGACCCACGTGAAGCTGCGG AACGTGACGGCCAACCACCGGATCAATGATGCCCTCGCCAATGAGGACGGCCCCCAGGTTCTGACGGGCAGGTTCATGTATGGGCCCCTGGACATGGTCACCCTGACTGGGGAGAAG GTGGATGTGCACATCATGACCCAGCCACCCTCGGGCGAGTGGCTCTACCTGGATACGCTGGTGACCAACAACAGTGGGCGTGTCTCCTACACCATCCCTGAGTCGCACCGCCTGGGCGTGGGTGTCTACCCCATCAAGATGGTGGTCAG GGGAGACCACACGTTTGCCGACAGCTACATCACTGTGCTGCCCAAGGGCACAGAGTTCGTGGTCTTCAGCATCGACGGTTCCTTTGCCGCTAGCGTGTCCATCATGGGCAGTGACCCCAAGGTGCGGGCCGGGGCCGTGGACGTGGTGCG GCACTGGCAGGACCTGGGCTACCTCATCATCTACGTGACGGGCCGACCCGACATGCAGAAGCAGCGGGTGGTGGCGTGGCTGGCCCAGCACAACTTCCCCCACGGCGTGGTGTCCTTCTGTGATGGCCTGGTGCATGACCCGCTGCGGCACAAGGCCAACTTCCTGAAGCTGCTCATCTCCGAG CTGCACCTGCGCGTGCATGCGGCCTACGGCTCCACCAAGGACGTGGCGGTCTACAGCGCCATCAGCCTATCCCCCATGCAGATCTACATCGTGGGCCGGCCCACCAAGAAGCTGCAGCAGCAGTGCCAG TTCATCACGGACGGCTACGCAGCCCACCTGGCGCAGCTGAAGTACAGCCACCGGGCGCGGCCTGCTCGCAACACAGCCACCCGCATGGCGCTGCGCAAGGGCAGCTTCGGCCTGCCTGGCCAGGGTGACTTCCTGCGTTCTCGCAACCACCTGCTTCGCACCATCTCGGCCCAGCCCAGCAGGCCCAGCCACCGGCACGAGCGGACACAGAGCCAGGCAGATGGCGAGCAGCGGGGCCAGCGCAGCATGAGCATGGCGGCCGGCTGCTGGGGCCGCGCCATGACTGGCCGCCTGGAGCCGGGGGCGGCCACGGGCCCCAAGTAG